A section of the Heterodontus francisci isolate sHetFra1 chromosome 7, sHetFra1.hap1, whole genome shotgun sequence genome encodes:
- the LOC137372366 gene encoding tubulin alpha-1D chain-like, producing the protein MGNACWELYCLEHGIQPDGHKSDDRSIGGADDSFDTFFCETGSGKHVPRAIFVDLEPSVIGEIRTGTYRQLFHPEQLITGKEDAANNYARGHYTIGKELIDSVLDRICKLSDQCTGLQGFLVFHSFGGGTGSGFTSLLMERLSLDYGKKSKLEFSIYPAPRISTAVVEPYNSILTTHTTLEHTDCAFMVDNEAIYDICQKNLGVESPGYINLNRLIGQIVSSITASLRFDGALNVDLAEFQTNLVPYPRIHFPLVTYAPVISAERAYHEQLSVAEITNSCFEPGNQMVKCDPRRGKYMACCLLYRGDVVPKDVNAAIATIKTRRTIHFVDWCPTGFKVGINYQPPTVVPGGDLAKVQRAVCMLSNTTAIAEAWARLDHKFDLMYAKRAFVHWYVGEGMEEGEFSEAREDMAALEKDYEEVGADTTADEDDEEEI; encoded by the exons ATGGGCAATGCCTGTTGGGAGCTGTACTGTCTGGAGCATGGCATCCAGCCTGATGGACACAAATCTGATGACAGAAGTATTGGAGGGGCAGACGACTCCTTCGACACCTTCTTCTGTGAAACAGGAAGTGGGAAACATGTGCCCAGGGCAATCTTTGTGGACTTGGAACCATCTGTGATTG GTGAGATCCGTACTGGTACCTATCGCCAGCTGTTCCACCCCGAGCAGCTCATCACTgggaaagaagatgctgccaacaACTACGCCCGTGGGCACTACACCATCGGCAAGGAGCTGATTGACTCCGTGTTGGACAGAATTTGCAAATTG AGTGACCAGTGCACAGGACTTCAAGGCTTCCTGGTGTTTCATAGCTTTGGAGGTGGCACTGGTTCCGGATTCACCTCCCTGTTGATGGAACGTCTCTCTCTCGACTACGGCAAGAAGTCCAAACTGGAATTTTCCATCTACCCGGCTCCAAGGATCTCTACAGCTGTGGTCGAACCCTACAATTCCATTCTGACCACTCACACCACACTGGAACATACGGATTGTGCTTTCATGGTAGACAATGAAGCCATCTATGACATCTGCCAGAAGAATCTGGGTGTTGAGAGTCCAGGCTACATCAACCTAAACAGGCTGATTGGCCAAATTGTGTCGTCAATCACAGCATCTCTCCGTTTTGATGGAGCATTGAATGTAGACTTGGCAGAATTCCAAACAAACTTGGTGCCGTATCCTCGTATCCATTTCCCTCTGGTGACGTACgctcctgtgatctcagctgagAGAGCTTACCACGAGCAATTGTCAGTGGCCGAGATCACCAACTCTTGCTTTGAGCCAGGCAACCAGATGGTCAAGTGTGACCCTCGCCGTGGTAAATACATGGCTTGTTGCTTACTGTATCGGGGTGATGTGGTGCCAAAAGATGTCAATGCTGCCATTGCAACCATCAAGACCAGGCGTACCATTCATTTTGTTGACTGGTGCCCAACTGGTTTCAAGGTTGGCATCAACTACCAGCCTCCCACTGTGGTACCTGGTGGGGACCTGGCCAAGGTGCAGCGTGCTGTGTGTATGCTGAGCAACACCACAGCTATCGCTGAAGCCTGGGCTCGCCTCGATCACAAGTTTGATCTGATGTATGCCAAGCGTGCCTTTGTGCATTGGTATGTGGGTGAGGGGATGGAGGAAGGGGAGTTCTCGGAGGCCCGTGAAGACATGGCAGCCTTGGAGAAAGATTATGAAGAGGTTGGTGCAGATACTACtgcagatgaagatgatgaagaggaaattTGA